The Trueperaceae bacterium genomic interval GAGTTCGGGGATGCGCTGCAGCTCCTCGGGCGGCGCGCCGGCATCGAGGTGGAGCCGCAGGCCCCGAGCGGCGCGTCGCAACGACGCCGCGACCTGGTGGCGGTCAACGCCTGGGCGGAGGCCTGGTTCCGTGCGCGCCTCCACGCGCCCGAGGGTGCCGACGCGCTCGCCTACCTCCGCGGGCGCAAGCTGAGCGACGCGACGATCGACGCGTGGGGGCTCGGCTACGCCCCCGACGGCTGGGACGGCCTGCTGCGCGCGGCGTTGACCGAAGGCCTGCGCGAGGAGGACCTGCTCGCGGCGGGGCTGTTGAGCGAGAACGAGCGGGGGCGCCGCTACGACCGCTTTCGGGGGCGCGTCACGTTCCCGATCCGTGACCGCTTGGGGCGCACCGTCGGCTTCGCCGGCCGGGTGTTGGGCGACGACGTCCCCAAGTACCTCAACACCCCCGAAACCGACCTGTTCGACAAGGGCTCGCTGCTGTACGGCCTCGACCGGGCTCGCCCCGCCATCCGCGAGGCGGGGGAGGTGCTCGTCGTCGAGGGCTACATGGACGTCCTCGCGCTCCACCAGACCGGGTTCGAGACGGCGGTCGCGGCGCTCGGGGCGACGTTGACCGAGGCGCAGGCGCAGGCGTTCTCGCGTCTCGGGGTGCAGCGCGTCCGGTTGGCCTTCGACGCCGACGAGGCGGGCCAGCGGGCGGTGTTGTCGGGCTTGGACCAGTCGGTCGGTCGGCGCTTCCTCGTCGAAGCGGTCACGGTGCCGTCCGGCAAGGACCCCGCCGACGCCGTCCTCGACGGCGACGTCGAGGCGTTCCGCGCGGCGTTGGCCCAGGGGCAGAGCGAGGTGGCGTTCCGCTTCCGCAGCGTCGTGGACGGCGCCGACCTCACGACGCCCGAGGGGCGCCGCGAGGTGCTCGAGACGCTCGCGCCGTCCCTCACGCCGCGCGACCTGCACGACGAGGTCGCCGCGGAGATGCGCCGCCTCGTCGTCGAGGCGCTCGACCTCGACGAGAAACGCCTGCTCGCCTGGCTGGAGAGCCGCGGGTCGAAGCGCTTGGACGCGACGCAGGTCCGGGGGATGGAGCGGCGGGTCGCGGCGCCCGAGGGGGTCGCGGGCATCGAGGTGGAGATCATGGCGCTGCTGCTGCGCGAGCCCGGCCGCCTCGCGGGGCGCCTGCCCGACGTCCTCGCGCAGGTCCCGAGCGAGCTGGAGCCGTCGAAACTCCGCGAGTTCGCCGCGATCTGCGCGGAGGAGGGCTACGATCCCGACGCGGTCCTGGCCCGCTACCGCGAGCGGGAGGAGGGCGACCTGTTGTTCGCCCGCGCCTTCGACGAGGACGACGGCGGGCCGGTCGACCGGCGCGCCCAGCTGGAGCGGCACCTGGAGACGTCGCTGGCGCGGCTGCGCGAGCGGGTGCTGGAGCGCGGCACCGAAGCGATCCGTGGGCGCCTCGAGGCGCGCGTCGAGGAGATCCGCGCGCTCCTGGCGAAGCCGGACCTCGACGACGCGACGTTGCAGGCCTGCTACGCCGAACTCGCGGAGCTGCAGGGTGCCCTCGCGGCGCGCGAAGCGGAACGGCGGGTCCGCGCGCGGCGCGGGGTGGGCGGCGGCCGCCGCCGCTGACGCCGAAGCGAAGAAGCGACCTCCAGGACGGCACTCACGCGAGCGCCCACCGGCGCGGCGCGCGTTGACACCCTGCGAAGCGCCTTGGTACTCTCGTGCGGCAGCGCACGAGCGGGGTCCAGGCCCCCCGCGCGGTGTTCCGTACGAGATTCAGCACGGTGCCCGCCGTCGCGCGGTTCGGCGAGGGTCGGGACGAGAGGAGGGGCGGTTGGACGCTCAGGGAGACAACCTGCTGCAACGCCTCGTGGAACAGGAACGCACCCTCGACCAGCGCGTCGAGGCCGCCAAGGCGGAAGCCGAGACGCTGATCGAGGAGGCGCGCCGCACCGCGGCCACCCGCCTCGAGGAGGCGAAACGGCGCGCCGACGCCCTCGCGCGGGAGACCGCGGAGGCCGCCGAACGCGACGCCGAGGCGGAGCGCCACGCCATTCTGGAGGCCGCCGAGGCGGACGCCGCGACGGTCGCGGCGCAGGCCGACGCGCGCCTCGACGCCGCCGTGGGCGCGGTCCTGGAGCGCGTCCTGCCGTGATCGCCCCCATGGACCGGCTCACGGTCGTCGGCCGCCGCAGCGCGGCGCGCGAGGTGCTGCAGTCGCTGCAGAGCCTCGGCGCGGTGCAC includes:
- the dnaG gene encoding DNA primase, whose translation is MANDDVKERIRAALDLGEVVAETVALKPAGRERLKGLCPFHSEKTPSFHVHTGKGFYYCFGCGAKGDLFDFVMQTQGVEFGDALQLLGRRAGIEVEPQAPSGASQRRRDLVAVNAWAEAWFRARLHAPEGADALAYLRGRKLSDATIDAWGLGYAPDGWDGLLRAALTEGLREEDLLAAGLLSENERGRRYDRFRGRVTFPIRDRLGRTVGFAGRVLGDDVPKYLNTPETDLFDKGSLLYGLDRARPAIREAGEVLVVEGYMDVLALHQTGFETAVAALGATLTEAQAQAFSRLGVQRVRLAFDADEAGQRAVLSGLDQSVGRRFLVEAVTVPSGKDPADAVLDGDVEAFRAALAQGQSEVAFRFRSVVDGADLTTPEGRREVLETLAPSLTPRDLHDEVAAEMRRLVVEALDLDEKRLLAWLESRGSKRLDATQVRGMERRVAAPEGVAGIEVEIMALLLREPGRLAGRLPDVLAQVPSELEPSKLREFAAICAEEGYDPDAVLARYREREEGDLLFARAFDEDDGGPVDRRAQLERHLETSLARLRERVLERGTEAIRGRLEARVEEIRALLAKPDLDDATLQACYAELAELQGALAAREAERRVRARRGVGGGRRR
- a CDS encoding V-type ATPase subunit subunit G family protein, which encodes MDAQGDNLLQRLVEQERTLDQRVEAAKAEAETLIEEARRTAATRLEEAKRRADALARETAEAAERDAEAERHAILEAAEADAATVAAQADARLDAAVGAVLERVLP